A DNA window from Candidatus Nanopelagicales bacterium contains the following coding sequences:
- a CDS encoding excalibur calcium-binding domain-containing protein, with protein MASAAARAITDRFVSGGVRLNNRSGRDQYGRLLAYAVDSDGRDLGTVLLRRGLANARYDGTDGYDWHPRQDRYRQIDARVRHDCGTYADGLGGPEPFQRQSGTVFPNCETAVGSGAAPLRRGDPGWNPELDGDGDGTACE; from the coding sequence GTGGCTAGCGCGGCCGCGCGAGCGATCACGGATCGTTTCGTGTCGGGTGGGGTGCGGCTGAACAACCGCAGCGGCCGGGACCAATACGGGCGGCTGCTGGCCTATGCGGTGGACTCCGATGGGCGGGACTTGGGGACAGTTCTGCTGCGTCGCGGTCTGGCCAACGCCCGCTACGACGGGACTGATGGCTACGACTGGCACCCCCGCCAGGACCGGTATCGCCAGATCGACGCCCGGGTGCGTCACGACTGCGGCACCTACGCCGATGGTCTCGGCGGTCCCGAGCCCTTCCAGCGTCAAAGCGGCACTGTGTTCCCGAACTGCGAGACCGCCGTAGGGTCCGGTGCCGCACCCCTGCGGCGTGGAGACCCCGGCTGGAACCCCGAACTGGACGGCGACGGTGACGGCACCGCTTGCGAATGA
- a CDS encoding MarR family transcriptional regulator, with protein sequence MRLTPRQQRAVPELRTAVMRLARRLRQERDDRLTPSQLSVLGDLAQHGPTTPGALAAMEQVRPPTMSRILAALEEDGWVAREPHPQDGRQIVITLTPQALEWIDTYREARDRWLRDRLSEMPKEERDLILRAAPLLAKLVADAPSPH encoded by the coding sequence ATGAGACTCACCCCGCGACAACAACGCGCGGTGCCGGAGCTTCGGACGGCCGTGATGCGGCTCGCCCGCCGGTTGCGCCAGGAGCGCGACGACCGTCTTACTCCGAGCCAACTGTCAGTCCTCGGCGACCTGGCCCAGCACGGTCCGACGACGCCCGGGGCTTTGGCGGCCATGGAGCAGGTCCGGCCACCGACGATGTCCCGGATTCTGGCCGCGTTGGAAGAGGACGGATGGGTGGCCCGGGAACCTCACCCCCAGGACGGGCGACAGATCGTAATCACGCTGACCCCACAGGCCCTCGAATGGATCGACACCTACCGCGAAGCGCGCGACCGATGGCTGCGGGACCGCTTGAGCGAGATGCCGAAGGAGGAACGGGACCTGATTCTGCGAGCGGCACCGCTGCTGGCGAAACTGGTCGCGGACGCACCTTCGCCTCACTAG
- a CDS encoding lanthionine synthetase LanC family protein, which produces MSWRVPAMRAIPQDSSLDLTSAAMALERLLDRILRHTTGAPVGLVAVGPEQWGVEQLTPGWYDGTTGVAVALAAAGLALKHPAATDRARELLTRELTSTTNLASRWWRSRGPGGQDGVGGMLFGWAMASRLLPDLEAPVGKAVARMLAQRVEPQPAADLLSGSLGLVAGLVAARGAGIPVDQGIAQAIVATTETAVREYLTQRGVNGFSHGNSGMAAVLDAAGVAGWASDESLVTRCLDAESRRFDTALGDWHDLRRGPDAGPGPGWCNGAAGLALARLSVRGPDEGPAAPAALGDPGRSGPGQPVLRQHGTRRDPAHLDDGGSHHEGHLRSLREWCDRASER; this is translated from the coding sequence ATGTCATGGCGAGTGCCCGCGATGAGGGCGATCCCCCAGGATTCGTCTTTGGACCTCACAAGCGCCGCAATGGCACTCGAGCGGCTACTCGACCGCATCCTGCGTCACACGACCGGTGCCCCCGTGGGGCTCGTGGCAGTGGGGCCCGAGCAGTGGGGGGTCGAACAGCTCACCCCGGGTTGGTACGACGGCACCACTGGTGTCGCGGTCGCCCTGGCGGCCGCCGGCCTCGCGCTGAAGCACCCCGCTGCTACGGACCGCGCTCGGGAACTCCTGACGCGGGAACTCACCTCCACCACGAACCTGGCGAGCCGCTGGTGGCGCTCGCGGGGACCCGGCGGGCAGGACGGTGTGGGCGGAATGCTGTTCGGATGGGCGATGGCGAGCCGCCTGCTGCCTGATCTGGAAGCACCGGTCGGGAAGGCAGTGGCTCGCATGTTGGCTCAACGTGTCGAACCTCAACCCGCAGCCGACTTGCTGTCCGGTTCTCTAGGCCTGGTGGCAGGGTTGGTGGCAGCGCGAGGTGCAGGCATCCCGGTCGATCAGGGCATCGCGCAGGCAATCGTCGCGACCACTGAGACCGCGGTGCGTGAGTACCTCACTCAGCGCGGGGTCAACGGATTCAGTCATGGCAACTCCGGGATGGCGGCAGTTCTCGATGCCGCCGGTGTCGCGGGGTGGGCGAGCGATGAGTCTCTGGTCACCCGATGTCTGGACGCGGAGTCGCGGCGCTTCGACACGGCCCTCGGTGACTGGCACGATCTGCGGCGCGGACCGGATGCGGGCCCGGGGCCCGGGTGGTGCAACGGTGCAGCCGGGCTGGCACTGGCACGACTGTCTGTGCGGGGACCCGACGAAGGACCTGCCGCGCCTGCGGCCCTTGGTGACCCGGGACGTTCAGGCCCGGGACAACCTGTGTTGCGGCAGCACGGGACGCGCCGAGATCCTGCGCATCTGGATGACGGTGGATCCCACCATGAAGGCCACCTACGAAGCCTGCGTGAATGGTGTGATCGAGCGAGTGAACGCTGA
- a CDS encoding crotonase/enoyl-CoA hydratase family protein, giving the protein MTYRCFDVTVADHVAHIQLNRPDELNTMVPEFWNDLPRIVTELSDEGSVRAVVISSTGKHFSAGMDLSVFTGSAIMGDGEAGRRHATLSLLVRRLQHSFTALEQARMPVLVAVQGGCIGGAVDMVCAADMRYASEDAFFVIQETNIGMTADVGTLQRLPKLIPDGVAREMVYTGRRMSAERAAQVGLVNEVFPDYESLVAGVLAIAAEIAAHSPLTMWGAKEALVYARDHSVPDALHQISLWQSGAFQPGDMMEAFAAKGEKRTPVYPDLPPAPTL; this is encoded by the coding sequence ATGACGTATCGATGCTTCGACGTGACGGTCGCCGACCATGTCGCCCACATCCAACTCAACCGCCCCGACGAGTTGAACACGATGGTCCCGGAGTTCTGGAACGATCTGCCCCGCATCGTGACTGAACTCAGTGACGAGGGCAGCGTTCGAGCCGTGGTCATCTCCTCGACCGGCAAACACTTCAGTGCGGGAATGGACCTTTCGGTGTTCACCGGTTCGGCGATCATGGGTGATGGGGAGGCGGGCCGCCGCCACGCCACCTTGTCCTTGCTGGTGCGCAGGCTCCAGCACAGTTTCACCGCCTTGGAACAGGCTCGGATGCCGGTGCTGGTGGCAGTGCAAGGAGGCTGCATCGGCGGTGCTGTGGACATGGTGTGCGCCGCGGACATGAGGTACGCGAGCGAGGACGCCTTCTTCGTGATCCAGGAGACCAACATCGGGATGACCGCCGATGTGGGCACGTTGCAGCGCCTTCCCAAACTGATCCCCGACGGCGTGGCCCGCGAGATGGTGTACACGGGACGGCGCATGTCCGCCGAGCGGGCCGCGCAGGTCGGACTGGTCAACGAGGTGTTCCCCGACTACGAATCACTCGTCGCCGGGGTTCTTGCGATCGCGGCCGAGATCGCGGCTCACAGCCCCCTGACCATGTGGGGTGCCAAGGAAGCACTCGTCTACGCCCGAGATCATTCCGTCCCCGACGCGCTGCACCAGATCTCGCTGTGGCAAAGCGGTGCGTTCCAACCCGGCGACATGATGGAGGCCTTCGCGGCCAAGGGTGAGAAGCGGACTCCTGTCTATCCCGATCTCCCGCCCGCTCCCACCCTCTGA
- a CDS encoding ATP-binding protein, whose translation MNYWSSPAVALAVAFAIALLSGVVVGGGVRYVFGRRTHLSWSASVLSGMVGAFLSITFGILAVGSPQEFHPIWALILAVAGTAVVMWIATRLSRPPERSARELIDAGEAADVEFKSTARCNLHTRQRDEKLELVIAKTVAAFANSEGGSLLIGVSDEGEALGLEPDLQFMKQRDNDRYELWLRDFLSQVIGGAATASLKVSFPDIGGTDICLVRVPAATRPVYVVPKKGEGPQLWVRVGNSSRQLPLDQALAYASDRWGRRRLRVSQG comes from the coding sequence GTGAACTACTGGAGCAGTCCCGCGGTGGCCTTGGCCGTAGCCTTCGCCATCGCCCTCCTGTCCGGGGTCGTCGTCGGCGGTGGTGTGAGGTACGTGTTCGGGCGCCGCACGCACCTGAGTTGGTCGGCCAGCGTCCTCTCGGGCATGGTCGGTGCGTTCTTGTCGATTACCTTCGGGATCCTGGCGGTTGGCAGTCCACAGGAGTTCCATCCGATCTGGGCGTTGATCCTGGCGGTGGCGGGGACGGCGGTAGTGATGTGGATCGCGACGCGACTGTCGCGGCCCCCGGAACGTTCGGCGCGCGAGTTGATCGATGCCGGGGAAGCCGCCGATGTCGAGTTCAAGTCGACCGCGCGCTGCAATCTGCACACCCGGCAACGCGACGAGAAGCTCGAACTCGTGATCGCGAAGACGGTCGCGGCCTTTGCCAACAGTGAGGGCGGTTCGCTGTTGATCGGGGTGTCGGACGAGGGGGAAGCGCTCGGTTTGGAGCCGGACCTCCAGTTCATGAAGCAGCGTGACAACGATCGCTACGAACTCTGGCTACGCGATTTCTTGAGCCAGGTCATCGGGGGTGCGGCGACCGCGTCCCTCAAGGTGAGTTTCCCGGACATCGGCGGCACCGACATCTGCCTGGTGCGGGTCCCGGCTGCCACCCGCCCTGTGTATGTGGTGCCGAAGAAGGGCGAAGGGCCGCAGTTGTGGGTGCGGGTGGGTAACTCCAGCAGGCAACTACCGCTCGATCAGGCGCTGGCGTACGCCTCCGACCGCTGGGGTCGCCGCCGCCTGCGGGTGTCTCAAGGGTGA
- a CDS encoding SRPBCC family protein, with protein MKDFTSIAEWDPGVAEAELVAGEPGEVGARYRVDTVLLGRVTPLEYRIVVEVTAPDGTRRVDLRAENSDFISYDVITVRPLGAGCEVTYDADLALKGFRRPFDPALWILFQVIGRRAERGLRQAVNHRRAA; from the coding sequence CTGAAGGACTTCACCTCAATTGCGGAGTGGGACCCGGGGGTGGCCGAAGCGGAGCTGGTCGCCGGAGAGCCCGGCGAAGTCGGCGCCCGCTACCGGGTCGACACGGTTCTGCTCGGTCGGGTGACCCCACTGGAATACCGCATCGTGGTCGAGGTGACTGCCCCTGACGGCACCAGGCGAGTCGATCTGCGCGCCGAGAACAGCGACTTCATCAGTTACGACGTCATCACGGTCCGCCCGCTGGGCGCCGGCTGCGAAGTGACGTATGACGCAGACCTGGCTCTCAAGGGATTCCGGCGTCCGTTCGATCCGGCCCTGTGGATTCTGTTCCAGGTCATCGGACGTCGGGCCGAACGTGGCCTGCGTCAAGCGGTCAACCACCGGCGTGCAGCCTGA
- a CDS encoding matrixin family metalloprotease, giving the protein MTDRGRGGVGTLVMVALLVGAVFAGHWLLTTGRPWLDGGPLADAGDAIRRQVSGFLNGDRPPPGADAQEDRILPKVPIPSDPGPHRFTRRADGVPVTYSPCRRLEVVVNTRGAPPQAMGEVRDAVDLISRSTGLSLTVTGRTGESYSVKRKPYQPERYGERWAPILIAWSGDGSVREFGGDAVGLGGSMAIDVLGTPSSYVTGAVALDREFFADPSHRSYLHEVLVHELGHVVGLDHVADPGQIMWEGGLHGSGLGSGDLAGLAKAGRGPCTPDL; this is encoded by the coding sequence ATGACTGATCGGGGTCGCGGGGGTGTGGGCACACTCGTCATGGTCGCCCTGCTGGTCGGAGCCGTGTTCGCCGGTCACTGGCTGCTCACCACCGGCAGACCGTGGCTGGACGGTGGTCCACTCGCAGATGCCGGCGATGCGATCCGCCGCCAAGTATCGGGATTTCTCAACGGAGATAGACCCCCGCCGGGGGCCGACGCCCAAGAGGACCGCATCCTGCCCAAGGTGCCGATCCCCAGCGATCCTGGGCCTCATCGGTTCACCCGCAGGGCCGACGGAGTGCCGGTCACCTACTCTCCCTGCCGTCGGCTCGAGGTCGTCGTCAATACCCGTGGCGCCCCACCCCAAGCCATGGGCGAAGTACGTGATGCGGTCGATCTGATCAGTCGCTCCACGGGGTTGTCCCTGACAGTCACCGGGCGTACCGGTGAGTCCTACAGCGTCAAACGCAAGCCCTACCAGCCCGAGCGCTACGGCGAGCGGTGGGCGCCCATCCTGATCGCCTGGTCGGGCGATGGCTCCGTGCGGGAATTCGGCGGTGACGCGGTGGGTCTGGGCGGCAGCATGGCGATCGATGTCTTGGGAACCCCGTCGTCGTATGTCACAGGTGCGGTCGCACTGGATCGGGAGTTCTTTGCCGACCCCTCACATCGGAGTTATCTCCACGAGGTCCTGGTGCACGAGTTGGGCCATGTCGTGGGACTCGACCACGTCGCGGACCCCGGTCAGATCATGTGGGAGGGCGGGTTGCACGGGTCGGGTCTCGGCTCCGGAGATCTCGCCGGCCTCGCCAAGGCCGGTCGTGGCCCCTGCACCCCCGACCTGTGA
- a CDS encoding TetR/AcrR family transcriptional regulator yields the protein MSTGSPETREEILAATKLLVETTPFADISLARVAAAAGVSRQAVYLHFGSRNGLLLALVAWMDNSGRLQQLMAPSLQLSDPRKALLGAVAAAATYNADVAAVSLALKEARRTDGTAATAWQDRMTVRLEGIRSVVRPVAESGGLRTGWTVNQATDMISALISPTMYEDLVVDRKWPLRRYTEHIVRLVATMLTSDTDPDTGPDRDGAP from the coding sequence GTGAGTACAGGTTCTCCCGAGACGCGCGAGGAAATCCTCGCCGCCACCAAACTGCTCGTGGAGACCACTCCGTTCGCGGACATCAGCTTGGCCCGGGTAGCGGCCGCGGCCGGAGTCTCACGACAGGCCGTCTATCTGCACTTCGGCTCACGCAATGGCCTGTTGCTCGCCCTCGTGGCGTGGATGGACAACTCCGGTCGGCTGCAGCAGCTCATGGCACCGTCACTGCAGTTGAGCGATCCGAGGAAGGCCTTGCTCGGGGCGGTCGCCGCCGCCGCCACCTACAACGCCGACGTGGCCGCCGTGAGCTTGGCCCTCAAAGAGGCTCGAAGAACCGACGGGACTGCCGCGACTGCCTGGCAGGACCGCATGACTGTCCGGCTCGAGGGGATTCGTTCGGTGGTCCGGCCAGTCGCGGAATCGGGAGGGCTGCGCACAGGCTGGACCGTCAACCAAGCCACCGACATGATCAGCGCACTCATCTCACCCACGATGTACGAGGACCTCGTCGTTGACCGCAAGTGGCCACTACGACGGTACACCGAGCACATCGTCCGACTCGTCGCCACGATGTTGACCAGCGACACGGACCCCGACACCGGGCCTGATCGCGACGGCGCGCCCTGA
- a CDS encoding SDR family NAD(P)-dependent oxidoreductase, which produces MLRQLLSRPVDTALEVSVAGSFSRLGFEARRWLDDWSPAADMTGKSVIVTGATSGIGRAAASAFATAGAEVAIVGRDHDRLQRAARATGATETYVADLGDLAAVRDFVRKYRVEHSTLDVLVHNAGALVSDYRVTPEGFEDTYASQVLAQHIITSGLLPLLVAAHGRVIVVSSGGMYTQRLDPDTVEMGPHGFDGVRAYALAKRAQVTLTQEWARRFPDSGVTFHSMHPGWADTPGVRTSLPTFHRVTGPFLRTAEQGADTIVWLGSSPEAVTVNGKFWLDRRPRSIQRLPGTAPDTKTAEAMWDQVCRQTQTRPSL; this is translated from the coding sequence ATGCTCCGGCAGTTGCTGTCCCGTCCGGTCGACACTGCGCTCGAGGTCTCCGTTGCCGGGAGTTTCAGCCGATTGGGTTTCGAGGCGCGCCGTTGGTTGGACGATTGGTCCCCCGCCGCCGATATGACCGGCAAGTCCGTGATCGTCACGGGTGCCACATCAGGAATCGGAAGAGCTGCGGCGAGCGCATTCGCAACAGCAGGGGCCGAGGTCGCGATCGTGGGCCGCGATCACGATCGACTGCAGCGAGCGGCACGGGCGACCGGAGCCACCGAGACCTATGTCGCCGACCTGGGCGACCTCGCAGCGGTCCGGGACTTCGTCAGGAAGTACCGCGTCGAACACAGCACGCTGGATGTTCTGGTGCACAACGCCGGGGCGCTGGTCTCCGACTATCGCGTGACACCGGAGGGATTCGAGGACACCTACGCCAGCCAGGTGCTCGCACAGCACATCATCACGTCAGGTCTGCTCCCGCTGCTCGTCGCGGCGCACGGTCGCGTCATCGTCGTGTCGTCGGGGGGCATGTACACGCAGCGACTGGATCCCGACACCGTCGAGATGGGGCCGCACGGTTTCGACGGGGTCCGCGCCTATGCGTTGGCCAAACGCGCCCAAGTCACACTCACGCAGGAGTGGGCGCGGCGATTCCCGGATTCTGGTGTCACGTTCCACTCCATGCATCCTGGCTGGGCAGACACACCTGGGGTCCGTACGTCACTGCCCACTTTCCACCGGGTCACCGGTCCGTTCCTGCGGACGGCGGAGCAGGGGGCCGACACCATCGTGTGGTTGGGATCGAGCCCGGAGGCAGTGACCGTCAACGGGAAGTTCTGGCTCGACCGGCGCCCTCGCAGCATCCAGCGGCTCCCCGGCACCGCGCCGGACACGAAGACCGCCGAGGCGATGTGGGACCAGGTGTGTCGACAGACCCAGACCCGTCCGAGCCTCTGA
- a CDS encoding SRPBCC family protein: MSQLQVTVPVRAPADQTWRAMIDWDKQSEWMLGTTVRSVGPQRRGVGDRLEAFTGIGPLGFLDTMVVTDWVDGIEVTVDHTGKVVRGSGTFRVEPAGPGRSVVVWIENLAIPGGRAGEVLWRLTRPISRWAVTHSLRRFAADVERSGVAAKS, from the coding sequence ATGAGCCAATTGCAGGTCACCGTCCCCGTGAGAGCTCCAGCGGATCAGACCTGGCGCGCCATGATCGATTGGGACAAGCAGAGCGAATGGATGCTCGGTACCACTGTGCGTAGCGTTGGACCGCAGCGCCGTGGTGTGGGTGACCGGCTGGAAGCCTTCACCGGGATCGGTCCGCTGGGCTTCCTCGACACGATGGTGGTGACGGACTGGGTCGATGGGATCGAGGTGACCGTCGATCACACCGGCAAGGTCGTGCGTGGCTCCGGGACATTCCGCGTGGAGCCGGCCGGCCCAGGTCGCAGCGTCGTGGTCTGGATCGAGAATCTCGCGATCCCCGGCGGGCGCGCTGGAGAGGTGCTGTGGCGCCTCACCCGACCGATCAGCCGATGGGCTGTCACCCACTCGTTGCGACGGTTCGCCGCAGACGTGGAGCGCAGCGGCGTCGCTGCGAAGTCGTGA
- a CDS encoding DUF4135 domain-containing protein, which translates to MDLAAARNLSERLDTPLVEPTEPDSAALRRARVWRDNATRGDDELFRRRLSEWTELDPARFVASLQQSVPATEMSWPPPDTAWADTAWADTAWADTSWADVLTDLPHGSTTEPGDHLGPLVAPLIARAWELVADARAPLGLLSQQALEDLSRDLGQQVSRLIQTAVDTDFREQPAGWQEYRQSLLTTDLTALWVRYPVLARLVGRLLQRWSVGTSELLHRFVTDRDIIADITGSSPGTILGVIPSLSDPHNGGRRVTVLEFAGGPGVASGQGGPSGTRVVYKPKDLSAELLWSAVVTWADSHGLDLGPPARVAAEKDHGWVEFVPSAPTCDPGLFFHRAGALTALVFVLGGGDCHAENLIAAGDRPVVVDAETVLQPTIRDESGSQHRDNVLDTLLLPRWLRIGGRPVDLSPLGGSGVGWSRRELTWEDPETDAARLVPRMTPGIPHGATDIDGHLLRAQEYTAELIGGFRRALAGPAGPRAVVDLRTPPRHAGRSGARPGPDDAGLHPGRRDLAAPATVRPWTGSVDPSGASGPFRDGPRRLAERCETHGHRTRSDGGRRHTVLHRPGRRRHPAQRHRRTPAAPRGVGPAARAPAPGDPR; encoded by the coding sequence GTGGACCTCGCCGCGGCCCGGAACCTCTCCGAGCGTCTGGACACGCCACTGGTCGAGCCCACGGAACCCGATTCCGCCGCCCTCCGGCGGGCCCGGGTCTGGCGGGACAACGCGACCCGCGGGGACGACGAACTGTTCCGGCGCCGCCTATCCGAGTGGACCGAACTGGACCCCGCCCGCTTCGTCGCCAGCTTGCAGCAGTCGGTTCCCGCCACCGAGATGTCATGGCCACCCCCCGACACGGCTTGGGCCGACACGGCTTGGGCCGACACGGCTTGGGCCGACACGTCGTGGGCGGATGTCTTGACCGACTTGCCCCACGGCTCGACCACCGAGCCGGGTGACCACCTGGGGCCGCTGGTGGCTCCCCTGATCGCGCGGGCTTGGGAGTTGGTGGCCGATGCTCGGGCCCCGTTGGGGCTGCTCTCCCAACAGGCACTGGAGGATCTGTCTCGCGACCTCGGGCAGCAGGTGAGCCGACTCATCCAGACGGCGGTCGACACCGACTTCCGAGAGCAACCCGCGGGATGGCAGGAATACCGACAGAGTCTGTTGACCACCGACCTGACTGCGTTGTGGGTTCGGTATCCGGTCCTCGCCCGCCTGGTGGGGCGGCTCCTCCAGAGGTGGTCCGTGGGCACGTCGGAACTGTTGCATCGCTTCGTGACTGACCGCGACATCATCGCCGACATCACGGGCTCGTCCCCCGGCACAATCCTGGGCGTCATTCCCAGCCTGTCGGATCCGCACAACGGGGGTCGACGCGTCACCGTGCTCGAGTTCGCCGGCGGGCCGGGCGTCGCCAGCGGCCAGGGCGGGCCAAGTGGGACTCGGGTGGTCTACAAACCCAAGGACCTGTCCGCCGAACTGCTGTGGTCCGCGGTCGTGACCTGGGCGGACTCCCACGGCCTGGACCTCGGACCGCCTGCCCGAGTTGCCGCCGAGAAGGACCACGGATGGGTGGAGTTCGTGCCCTCCGCACCGACCTGCGATCCCGGGCTGTTCTTCCATCGGGCGGGAGCCCTGACTGCCCTGGTGTTCGTTCTGGGCGGTGGAGACTGCCACGCCGAGAACCTGATCGCCGCCGGCGATCGGCCGGTGGTGGTCGACGCGGAGACGGTCCTGCAGCCCACGATTCGCGATGAGTCGGGCAGTCAACACAGGGACAACGTCCTGGACACGCTGCTGCTCCCGCGGTGGCTCAGGATCGGTGGGCGCCCGGTGGATCTGTCCCCGCTGGGGGGCTCCGGGGTGGGGTGGAGCCGCCGCGAATTGACCTGGGAAGACCCCGAGACGGACGCTGCTCGCCTCGTTCCTCGTATGACCCCCGGAATTCCTCACGGCGCGACGGACATCGACGGACACCTCCTGAGGGCACAGGAATACACCGCCGAACTGATCGGGGGATTCCGGCGGGCGCTGGCAGGTCCTGCGGGTCCACGGGCAGTCGTTGATCTCAGGACCCCTCCGCGACATGCCGGACGTTCGGGTGCGCGTCCTGGTCCGGATGACGCGGGCCTACACCCGGGTCGCCGAGACCTCGCTGCACCCGCGACTGTTCGGCCATGGACTGGATCGGTCGATCCATCTGGAGCATCTGGCCCGTTTCGTGATGGACCGCGCCGATTGGCGGAGCGCTGTGAGACTCACGGACATCGAACGCGATCAGATGGAGGACGGCGACATACCGTTCTTCACCGTCCGGGGAGACGACGACATCCTGCGCAGCGACACCGGCGAACCCCTGCTGCCCCTCGCGGAGTCGGCCCAGCAGCGCGCGCTCCGGCGCCTGGCGACCCTCGATGA
- a CDS encoding glycosyltransferase, whose protein sequence is MESTTTAEPDPITVGTAGQTTVDLDVVIPVFNEEFGLRATIERLVAHLRGLPVTSVITIADNGSTDGTWPEACLLAERFAEVRALHLSQKGRGRALAHHLAGIRCHRTGVHGRRPVD, encoded by the coding sequence ATGGAATCGACCACGACCGCAGAGCCCGACCCCATCACAGTCGGTACCGCGGGCCAAACGACCGTCGATCTGGATGTCGTCATCCCCGTGTTCAACGAGGAGTTCGGCCTGCGGGCCACCATCGAACGGCTCGTTGCCCACCTCCGTGGGCTGCCCGTGACCTCGGTGATCACGATCGCCGACAACGGGAGCACCGACGGCACCTGGCCCGAAGCGTGCCTACTGGCGGAGCGATTCGCCGAGGTCCGCGCACTGCACCTGAGCCAGAAGGGCCGGGGCCGGGCGCTCGCGCACCACCTGGCTGGAATCCGATGCCACCGTACTGGCGTACATGGACGTCGACCTGTCGACTGA
- a CDS encoding ester cyclase: MTTRDTVELVLSAWDQGDADAIRRLYTEDYRDHDPLPGSVGGVEGVIQQVGMLTSAFADGHTEVEDVVEVGDKVCVRWRFTGTHAGDFMGTPASGNSVSVQGMEFWRMRDGRIAEAWTTVDLLALMMQVGAIPTG, translated from the coding sequence ATGACTACTCGCGACACGGTGGAGCTCGTGCTCAGTGCCTGGGATCAAGGGGACGCCGATGCCATTCGGCGCCTGTACACGGAGGACTACCGGGATCACGACCCCTTGCCCGGGTCAGTTGGTGGTGTCGAAGGGGTGATTCAGCAGGTGGGGATGCTCACCTCTGCCTTCGCCGACGGTCACACCGAAGTCGAGGATGTTGTCGAGGTCGGAGACAAGGTCTGCGTGAGATGGCGCTTCACCGGGACGCACGCCGGCGATTTCATGGGCACCCCCGCGTCCGGGAACAGTGTTTCGGTCCAGGGCATGGAGTTCTGGCGGATGCGGGACGGGCGGATCGCCGAGGCCTGGACGACAGTTGACCTCTTGGCCCTCATGATGCAGGTCGGGGCGATTCCGACGGGGTAG
- a CDS encoding MFS transporter, translating to MSTLEFGAGPVVFGILGSVMAVGSLAGSLLSARRGRTDLRIISIAALALSSATVLAGLAPNAWLYAATLALCGITALTMMTAANSYLQTRSDPAQRSRVMSLYLAVFFGTTPLGAPLVGWFTETIGPRAGLVIPGLLALAVAVGLLWTFRRRVDFT from the coding sequence ATGAGCACGCTGGAGTTCGGCGCCGGGCCGGTCGTGTTCGGCATCCTCGGGTCCGTGATGGCGGTCGGTTCGCTGGCGGGCTCGCTGCTGTCCGCCCGACGGGGGCGCACGGACCTACGCATCATCTCGATCGCTGCTCTGGCGCTGTCCAGCGCGACCGTGCTGGCGGGACTGGCTCCCAACGCCTGGCTGTACGCCGCGACCTTGGCGCTGTGCGGCATCACCGCCCTCACGATGATGACTGCCGCCAACTCGTATCTCCAGACCCGTTCCGACCCCGCTCAGCGCAGCCGGGTGATGTCGCTGTACTTGGCGGTGTTCTTCGGCACCACCCCCCTGGGAGCCCCTTTGGTGGGCTGGTTCACCGAAACCATCGGCCCCCGGGCGGGCCTGGTGATTCCCGGGCTGCTCGCGCTGGCGGTGGCGGTCGGGTTGCTGTGGACTTTCCGCCGCCGAGTCGACTTCACCTGA